DNA from Solanum stenotomum isolate F172 chromosome 3, ASM1918654v1, whole genome shotgun sequence:
CTTGTATAATATTAGAAACACTCACCGTCATCCCTTGCGTTCTTAAGCCCTAGATAGTGACCAGGCGTAGGAGTCCTTGCACGTTTCCTCCGAGACTGAAAAATAGATATATGTCTCAAAATGGGAGATCTGAACAAAATGTACATTTACATCccaaagaaatggggtatccagATCAGACAATGAAATTCCTGTTGTAATAAAGAATGAACACACCATTCTCTCATATGGGCAAAGAAATCAGATTCATCTATTTTCCCTTCCATGCTTAGTGAATGAGTGGCACAAGCACATGCTAATACCATTCAATTTGTGTAAACAGAGCAGCTTAGTTATTTTTACATGTTTTATCACAGGAAGAAGGATGGAAGATAGAAACCAATGCCAGGTATCCAATACCATAAAAGCCTGATTAGATTGTTGATAATGACCGTTGATTAGTTGAGAGTTGAAAGAATTTGCTGAAGTAGTATAGTTGTTGGCAATATAGTTGCTATGTTTAGTTGATCAGATGCATGTGAAAAGCTGTTTTAGCGAGCGATTGATCAAACTGAGTAATAATGTTGCAAGGGAAGAACTGATCATCTTTGATTGCTGCCAACAAAGCTGACGCAATGTCTTTCTGAATGTTGCCAGAAAACCTCCAAGTTAAGAAGACAGATATGCAATCAAATAGGAAACAAATGGGTTTACTACTCCATAGACAAGCTAACCTTTTCCACTGTGATGTAACGGCCTTCAAGAACCGACTGATTAAGGTGTTTAATGCAACGATTAGCATCCTCCATACTATCCATCGTTATAAAAGCAAAACCACGAGAAATCCGAGAACGCGGCTCCATGACAAGAAAAACTGATTTCACCTagtcaataaaatttaaagaaaattcagaaaaaacaaaaaaatcaatacaGGTATAATGGGAAGCTATTCTGGTAAAGATAACACCATAAATCAATCTGTTTGTTTACACATTGACCAGACTCTACTATGGATAAACCTTAAGAAAAATACAATACACGTGATTTTGGAGGGTAAAAACCTTGCTGTGAGCTAGGAAGAGCTGCAGGAGATGGAACTTGAGAAGAAATGAGGAAGTAACCTACTAATACATTAACTAAAATTAACCAACCTTCCCCTCCTTTGAGAAATGCTCCTCCAGGTCCCTTTCCGTGACCCTTAAAGACAAACCAGTCACATAAAGTGTGTTTCCCGGATTAGAAACTTCTTCCCTGAAATAAGTCATATAGGACGAGAAAAGCAGCTTCAAAACAAACCAATCAACACAACCCGAACATAATTCCAGGGAATATGCATGTATCActacaataataaatactaagGCAAGGTTGTACCCAAGCCCCAAGGACACTGTCCTAATGATCAATGAAGTGGGTATTGGTAAAAAAACCACCAGAGACGAAAACACTAAActgatttcttcccatctgcCTAGTGGGACGAGTTCCCATTAGCAAGTACTTAGTGGAATAGTTAAGGTGCTTGGACACCactgttaaaaagaaaatgctAAGGTAGAGTAAAGCTGAAGGTCCAACAAACCTTCCACGGCTTCTTGACCTTGATCTTTCGTTTGGCCTTGAATATGACCCAGGTGGAGATCTAGACCTTGATTTAGATCTAGATCTCGACTTTTCTTCCCAAGGAGAAGGAGAGCGTGAATACCTGGACATCCGAAAAATATAAGATCAAACAGTTTCAACAATAAACAAGATAAATGGCACAAAGCATATTGACATAAAACAACATATATCAAAGGGACCCCTCAAAGAATGAAATCATCTTTTTGCAGGTAAAATTTCATACATATCATAAAgcaggaaaaaaaattatatattaaaatccatgattttttttttatattaacgCAATGCTTGGAATACATTTAGAAAGTGTTCAGAATGAATCATAGAATTATACTTGGATAAGGAAATGACACTCCAAATAACAGCAGTATAGTTGGATAAAtgtaaattattcaaaaaataacaTGCTCCAGCAATTAAGCCTACAGATTGGCCAGAAACCTCAAAAATATAGCTTGAAGTGTATCTCCATTACACTTCCACCATCCAATGAAACCAGCTACTCGCCATGACATAACACAAGAGTTACTTAGGATTTGACCCCAtacttataaattataattgtggaaaatacataatttgtgCTCAAAATATAAGTCTAGAAAAAATTACAATGTTTATAGTTAACATAAAAGTGGACTATCAAAGTATAAACTAAGAGAGTGGACAATTACAAATCAGAACTTTCCGGAAGAGTAGGATAGTTATTCTATGATATTGATACTTAGAATGTCACATTCATTGAAAGAAATGGGATTGCCTTTTTTTATATGGCCTTGAACAACCCTCACATAATGAGCTAGCTTTTGCAATTAAATTAGGTCCAAGGTCCATTTTTTAATCATGGTAAAAGAGTCAACCCACCACCGGTACTGTGATTTTAAATGTTTGATCTTTAAGTTATGTCATCCATAAAATAATAACCAGTAGAGATTTATATCACATCTTTGAGTTAACTCAGCCTATTACACTATTAGGCGTCAAAATCAACTTATGGGactaaacaacaacaacaaatcatTGATGAGCGACATAAGGGTTAAGCACAAGTCATGGTTCGAATCTTTCGCAGACAAAAACCTGATACTTAAGGGAGAAAGTTAGAGATCATACACAAAGTTTAGAACCATGTACCAACTAGCTCTTGGGAATTCTTGGTTATCAAAAAATAGAGGTATGTTAACCAAGttcaaaatcataattcattTTCTAAATGAGCTGGAAAGAAACATTTCTAACTTACTCAAATTTAATGGCTGATTTTCTTacaccaaaatttaaaattgtacaAATACACTACAAAACCAACAAGTAGGGGACGACTATATGAATTCCGTTGTCTATGTAACTCCATTTAAGTCCCTCTCTGtcaaatactccctccgtcccaatttatgtggcacttttcgaattttgagattcaaacaagtgtatctttgaccgtaaatttttcatatatcttttaattattttgaattgccaattattgtgacttacagtactttttacgtaattgacaaatatataaatttcatttcaaaaaaattgaagactCCACGCGCAAATTTCTGGTCAAAcataaattgtttgactctcaaaaaacgaaaagtgccacataaattggacagagggagtactataaAAAATTAGTTTCACTAGCACCAGAAGTTCTCCACATTTTCTACTAAtacataaactccaacaaacaTTAGACCTAAAACATAATCCTAACTAACTGCTATCACCTTTAcagtcatttttctttcattgtaCCGTACTTTTCCTAGACTCCGAGAAATGTCTTATGGCAAAATTCTTTTATATACGATTTTAGGTTCTACCTTGTCCCCTGGGTTCCACGGCTATAAACCACCAACTGGTGCATCAGGAGGTCAGTAAGGATATGATCAATCATCTTAAGTGCCAGTCCCCCATCTTATCTTCTACGCGTGTTACTACTAACTAGCACATTCTGTAGAGTATGATTATTTTCAATCTTGTATCACTGCATATCCATCTCAGCATTCATTACGACACTCACCTTGTGGATATGTTAGAATTTCAGAGGCCTAACATCCACTCCTACATTGTTGGTCTTACAACCATTCTATAGAACTTGCCTTCACTATGGTAAGCATATGAACAAAACATTGAGAAAGTGCAATTAAGTGACATATATAAAGTAAAGCATATCAAGTAAGACACTtttcttgagccgagggtctatcttTGGCAATCTCTCTAACCCGCACACACCCCACTCTAactagaccccacttgtggaattacactggACATGTTGTTGTTATGGTTGTATTGTATAAGAAGTAAAGTTTGTGAATTGGCTGTCTGAATGCATGTTTTCTTAGTCCAACTTTTTTCTTCAAAGTAGGTaaatatttaagtcaaaattgataccataatcatacaatAGCTTATTCAAATGGTCCCAGCTGCATATATCCTACTCTATAGCACATAACCAACGAGATCTATGGAGTCATAAACATGTTAACCTAAAACGATCAAACATGAAGGACTTAACAAAAACCGTAACTACAACAAAGAGATGCAAGTAGCaatttttaagagaaagatggttcaataaatacaaaaatcaaatataGAATTGGCGAAAGAAACAAAGACGAACCTTTGGCGAGGAGAATCAGCCTGCAAAGAATTCGAAAATAAGATCAATTGGCGAAAATCAGAGGAAAAAGGATCAAAGCATTTACAGGTAAGAAGAGAGGGAGCTCACCATTTCCCAGGATACGAGAAAACCCTAAATCGAAGCAAACGATTTTGCTGCAAGACGCTTCTTTGGGGGAAAGTGAAGTGCTGTGATGTGATGGGAAAGGGCACAGATTTCCTCTTCCGCCTTGTTTGGATGGATGGTTGttataatgtttgttttgattgttacttaaatttaaattttatcataTCCTATTTGTTTTaagggaaaaaagataaatatatcccCGAATtattgtaaatggtatgcagatatctTCGTCATATTTTTAGGACATTAGTGTCCCTACCCTCTAAAAATTAGGCCATATATACCCTTTAATTTATACTAACAGAcctacacgtgtcataatcttatccaccgattcgacatttattaaatatcgaatCGATGGATAAAATTGTGTcatgtgtccctatttagtcttctgtTAGAGtaaagggcatatatgctctagatTTTGGACGACAGTGataccaatgtcccaaaagtatgacggaggatatctcataccatttatgatagttcgggagtatatttgtcatttttcccttatttaaaTCTATCATTAGATAAAGAGCCcattttatgtaaaaaaaaaaaaacaatttggtGTGATTGCATCgttatcttaatattttcttcttaatttgtctttatttgttatttagtgtaattatatatcttttttatcCTATATTTTCAATGTAGCTCTATTATATCCTACTTTTTAAATagatttatcatttaaattatagatatgttatattttgtaaGACGAAaaacaatacaatctattcaaattttgtattcaTTATAACAATATAGTACAATACATACAAtgcattataaaataatacataaaaaccatCCAACAAAGTGTTAACTTGTCCcaaaaaattgaaggaaaaacATCCATAACATTTGCTTACCACCTTCCTGACCTAACTTTATTCGCTATTTAGGCACGACTAAACTGTGGCTAATTAACactattgaaaaataaataaattattacattttttttttaggaaaaagagtctgaaaaatactttaattttggccgaaattgttgttacgataccaaacctTATAAAAGACCTTttccccctgcactatttaatagcgtattttaaaggtatatatatgctcacgtggacacgttactatttataatgatgcaatatttatgatgtccacgtgggcacatatatacctttaaaatgcactattaaatagtgcaggggtaaaaggtctTTTTCAAAGTTCggtattgttacaacaatttcggtcaaagttcagatatatttcaaactttttttcatctttttattgCTCTTTTATAAAACAAAGAGATCTACCCCATTAGAGTCTTAGGCCTcatttattttacaattaatGAAGGTCTGAATCTAAATGGTTCAAACATTAGagtgtttatttttcttaaataaatcaattaatgaGTCTGAAAGAATCTATTTCGAATAGATTTATGAGagaatcttatttttatttagattctTTTTAAAACGCTAATTTATTTCCTCATAAAGCTCAAATATCgttatttttctctatatataCGCTTATCCCCTCTCTCTCCATTATGGGTGTTTGCCAACTCTCTTTAAATGAGTTTTGACTTTTGTTTCCCTCTTTAACAAGTTAGTTTTCAAAACTTTTTATAAGTACTTTGTTTATTACTTATAAAAAGTTTTGAAAACTAACATGTTCAAgaggaaaaaaattcaacacTCATTTGAAAGAGAGTAGGCAGATGCTGATAATGGAGAGGGAGGGAGGGGAGAGGGCAAGCataaatatagagaaaaaaaaataaccatacatatattatatcatatatgtatataaactTTTCCTCAAGCATAACACTATCTAACTTTGTATGAGTATAcatttttcattgaaaatttatattatttgcaCTTATTTCATCATATCAGCGTATATTCTACCTCTCCACACTACACTTGTAGAAATATATTGAGtatgttataattatttaatttatatatgttaactaaaaaataaggtCTCTCTATGAAGTTTGACTTTAGGCCCCCAAATTTTTTGAGACTGCCCTGTAAATTAGCGTTTTAGAAAAAGTCTGAATAGAAATAAGACTCCCTCATAGATTTGACTAAATCAGATCCTTTCAGACccattaattgatttttttttagaaaaaaataaacacacATAATGACCTAATATTTGAACAATTTACATCCAAACATCTATtaagtgtaaataaataaagcCTTAGAGAGTTTATCTACCCCATTAAAGTGTTAGACAAGTAAACTTAAGATGTAAAAGATCCTAATGTGCAACACCAAAATGCAAGTCAGAATTTAATAGCAAGAGGCTTCAATAAATATAAAACCAATCTTGATTGGataatctttaattaaagttagagacaattttttttaaaatgatggtGATGTTtgggtaagtttttacatctcgACTAATTGTATAGAATACTTACCACCTTCTACTAGTTGAGACAAATGATTATAATCACCTTTATCAAACTTTGACTAGACTAAGCAAATCACAAgttaaatgtgtcatttttcaTAGCAAGGACTAAACAATTGATTGTTTTTTAAATTCCTATACTATGCAACTAGTACCTCACCTAATGAACAACCTATTGCTAAATTACGAAGTTAATAACGAGAAAATCTGATTTGTTAATCttccaaatcatatttcatttcatagattaaaatttaaacaaaggaaagaaaaataaaataaaagtgttaATCACTTATTGATAAAcatgtttttgaaatttcaaattatccCAGACTTTTACTTGTGAAATTTACAATAACTATTTTGGCAGAACCAAAAAGAGGCCAGTGGGGTCTATTTTTCTATCCAAATAATAATATGGAAAAGCAAGAACACAGAGACAGAAGACTAGCTATCCTTCTTTGCCAAcaaaaaatgttgaatttaaaaatttaagaagtAGATAAATTAGAAGAAATATGAAATTAGCATTTCCTGGAAATGGTTAGAATACAAACCAGGCAACAAGTACAATTCTGGTTGTTTTAATTTAAAGTTTTCCACTTTAAGGacaaagttaaataaaaatatgtagtTGTTTAAGAATAATTAAACCAATGTGGAATTAACAGAAAGGAAGTAATtgacaatcaaatttctatttCTTTAACAGGGTCCAGGAATTGTTTACAGGCATTACaatattttcaagttctttTCTACCTTTTGATGTACAACATAAACAGATATGAATGAGAGTATACTATTTCACAGCTACATGCACCATCTTGACATTGCCAGACTCAGAAACATGAGAATTGTTGAATTTGCGTGTCATTCTTGTACAGGGTCATGTTAATCTTTTTTGTATCGTTCTAGTTTTATCAGATGCCCCAAAAGGGACATCATGACTATTCTTGAAAATCAAGTGGTCAAAACATCCGGGATGGTAGGGGACGGGTTTCCTACTATTTTACCTCCAAGATCTGGAAAACATTCATATTCAGGTAAGGAACCTACTTTGCCATCAGCATCCACTAGTACAGGATACTTGAGAAGATGTCCATTCAATTCAGTGAAATTATCAGCTGTGTATCTCTTCCAGTTGTCTTCAGCGACTGCATTCACTCTCCTTACACATTCTAATGCTTCTGGTTCTTGGAAACAATCTTCTAACGTTCCGAGGTGCTCTGCCCACAGAGACATTCTATATCCATAGATCTGGAGATCAAGacaatatgaaaaaagaaatgattCACCTAAACATCAGAGTTTTGCTCAACTTCATCTCAAAATAGTGGATTTTAGTAAATGAACTTTTGACTTCTAACAGTAGACTAGTATTGAttccttcttcttttcaatAATTTGACATATCAATACAGTTTGGGCTATTTGAACTAATAGTTTATGATCAATGAATAGTTCATTGCCCTGGCCCCTGGTTCTAAAATGGAAGACATAGTCTTCTTTTAAGTTTGCACGTAACTTTCCAACTAAACCTAAATCCGTTGGTTGCTTCCCCTGTCTTAATATGTTGTCCAAAGTTCATCTTTTCTCTCTAActtcaaataataaatttag
Protein-coding regions in this window:
- the LOC125859973 gene encoding serine/arginine-rich splicing factor SR45a-like; the protein is MADSPRQRYSRSPSPWEEKSRSRSKSRSRSPPGSYSRPNERSRSRSRGREEVSNPGNTLYVTGLSLRVTERDLEEHFSKEGKVKSVFLVMEPRSRISRGFAFITMDSMEDANRCIKHLNQSVLEGRYITVEKSRRKRARTPTPGHYLGLKNARDDGYRGDRGRYRDREDYGYRRSPRHSPYRGGRDYSPRHSPYGGRSRRERSRSYSPYERSYPRGPR